One genomic window of Thioclava sp. GXIMD4216 includes the following:
- a CDS encoding superoxide dismutase gives MAFELPDLPYAHDALADLGMSKETLEYHHDLHHNAYVTTGNKLIAGTEWEGKSVEEIIKGTYNASAVAQNGIFNNASQHWNHTQFWEMMGPAGKTMPTELEKAITESFGSVDKFKEDFAAAGAGQFGSGWAWLVKDTDGALKVTKTENGVNPLCFGQTALLGCDVWEHSYYIDFRNKRPAYLSNFLDKLVNWENVASRL, from the coding sequence ATGGCTTTCGAACTTCCCGATCTTCCTTATGCACATGACGCACTTGCCGATCTGGGCATGTCGAAGGAAACGCTGGAATATCACCACGACCTTCACCACAACGCCTATGTCACCACCGGCAACAAGCTGATTGCTGGCACCGAATGGGAAGGCAAATCGGTCGAAGAGATCATCAAAGGCACCTATAATGCTTCGGCAGTGGCGCAAAACGGCATCTTCAACAATGCCTCGCAGCACTGGAACCACACCCAGTTCTGGGAAATGATGGGTCCGGCGGGCAAAACCATGCCGACCGAGCTGGAAAAAGCGATCACCGAGTCCTTCGGTTCGGTCGATAAGTTCAAGGAAGATTTCGCCGCCGCAGGCGCGGGCCAGTTCGGTTCGGGCTGGGCGTGGCTGGTGAAAGACACCGATGGCGCGCTGAAAGTCACCAAAACCGAAAACGGCGTGAACCCGCTGTGCTTTGGTCAGACCGCTCTGCTGGGCTGCGACGTGTGGGAACACTCCTACTACATCGACTTCCGCAACAAGCGTCCGGCCTACCTGTCGAACTTCCTCGACAAGCTGGTCAACTGGGAAAATGTTGCCTCGCGTCTGTGA
- a CDS encoding host attachment family protein codes for MAKLDTKKLDTGTWVVIADGEKALFLENITDAKDPNLTVRHVAMQENPPDRAQGTDRPGRMADNGPGQKSAFDETDWHQLAKDRFAEDLAEQLYKLAHRGAYKRLVIAASPKVLGVLRPALHKEVTDKLVAEIPKTYTNAPRDQIERWLCADLAA; via the coding sequence ATGGCCAAGCTCGATACCAAGAAACTGGATACCGGCACATGGGTGGTGATCGCGGATGGCGAGAAGGCGCTATTTCTGGAAAATATCACCGATGCGAAAGACCCCAATCTGACAGTGCGCCATGTCGCCATGCAGGAGAACCCGCCCGACCGCGCGCAGGGCACCGACCGTCCGGGCCGAATGGCCGATAACGGGCCGGGGCAGAAATCGGCCTTTGACGAGACCGACTGGCACCAGCTGGCCAAGGACCGTTTCGCCGAGGATCTGGCCGAACAGCTTTATAAGTTGGCCCATAGGGGCGCCTATAAGCGTCTCGTGATCGCGGCCAGCCCGAAGGTGCTGGGGGTGCTTCGGCCTGCGCTGCATAAGGAGGTCACCGATAAGCTGGTGGCGGAAATTCCGAAAACCTATACCAATGCGCCGCGCGACCAGATCGAACGCTGGCTCTGCGCCGATCTGGCCGCCTAG
- a CDS encoding NADPH-dependent FMN reductase, with the protein MSKKIAILVGSLRKGSFNRMIAQTLVDEAPEGYEFAFVELGDLPLYNPDLDEGDVPSQWTRLRADIKSADAVMFVTPEYNRSVPASIKNALDIGSRPYGQSVWAGKPALVVSGSMGGIAGFGANHHLRQSLVFLDMPVVQQPEAYIGAIHTLFDENGKMSNEGTREFMGKIMAAFDAWIKKLA; encoded by the coding sequence ATGTCTAAGAAAATTGCCATTCTTGTGGGATCGCTGCGCAAAGGGTCCTTCAACCGTATGATCGCACAGACGCTTGTAGACGAAGCCCCCGAGGGCTACGAATTCGCCTTTGTCGAACTGGGCGATCTGCCGCTTTACAACCCCGATCTCGACGAGGGCGACGTTCCCAGCCAGTGGACTCGCCTGCGCGCCGATATCAAATCCGCCGATGCCGTGATGTTTGTCACCCCCGAATATAACCGCTCGGTGCCCGCCTCGATCAAGAACGCGCTCGATATCGGGTCGCGCCCCTATGGCCAGAGTGTCTGGGCCGGCAAACCGGCGCTTGTCGTTTCGGGCTCGATGGGCGGCATTGCGGGCTTTGGGGCCAACCACCATCTGCGCCAGTCGCTTGTCTTCCTTGATATGCCGGTGGTGCAGCAACCCGAGGCCTATATCGGGGCCATCCACACCCTGTTCGACGAAAACGGCAAGATGTCCAATGAGGGCACCCGCGAATTCATGGGCAAGATCATGGCAGCCTTCGACGCATGGATCAAAAAGCTGGCCTAA